One Ricinus communis isolate WT05 ecotype wild-type chromosome 2, ASM1957865v1, whole genome shotgun sequence DNA segment encodes these proteins:
- the LOC125369333 gene encoding uncharacterized protein LOC125369333, translating into MLAERQPETLLSTTNSNPREHVKVIILRSGKQLSSSLPMVDDDVIVQDEPVRKEPEPEVIELVRTEDKKKSLVREYQTLIPYLARSKQEKVDQKLKDLGLVTLNEECSAILQNKLPMKRHDPGSFTIPYIIGDLLISDALADLGVSINLMSSSLFEKLALNEPKPTRMSIQLANRTMKYPRGIVEDVFVKVDKFIFPVDFIVMDMEGESSMPLFLRRLFLATSRAVIDVCDGKLQLRVDDKTITFDLSTSIRYSFNYDNTVYFVDDILESQLQEILLDDPL; encoded by the exons atgctagCTGAAAGACAGCCAGAGACGCTCCTCAGTACCACAAATtcaaacccgagggagcatgtCAAAGTTATCATCTTGAGATCAGGTAAGCAGTTGTCTAGTTCTTTACCTATggttgatgatgatgttatTGTGCAGGATGAGCCAGTCAGGAAGGAGCCAGAGCCTGAGGTGATAGAGCTTGTGCGAACTGAGGACAAGAAGAAGAGTCTTGTGAGGGAATACCAAACTCTAATTCCATATCTTGCCAGGTCGAAGCAAGAGAAGGTTGATCA gaagctGAAGGACTTGGGACTTGTGACATTAAATGAGGAGTGCTCAGCCATTCTTCAAAATAAGCTACCAATGAAGAGGcatgatccagggagtttcacAATACCCTATATTATTGGTGATTTGCTTATTAGTGATgctttagctgatttaggtGTTAGCATCAATCTAATGTCTAGCAGTTTGTTCGAGAAATTAGCTTTGAATGAACCTaaacctactaggatgagcatacaGTTAGCAAATAGGACTATGAAATATCCTAGAGGAATAGTTGAGGATGTATttgttaaggtagacaagtttatATTTCCTGTTGACTTTATtgttatggatatggagggtgagagTAGCATGCCTTTATTTCTACGTAGACTTTTccttgcaacatctagggcTGTTATAGATGTGTGTGATGGGAAGTTACAGCTTAGAGTAGATGATAAGACTATTACCTTTGACCTTAGCACTTCTATAAGATATTCATTTAACTATGATAATACTGTGTATTTTGTGGATGATATTCTGGAGTCTCAATTGCAGGAGATACTACTTGACGATCCTTTATAG